The following coding sequences lie in one Lolium perenne isolate Kyuss_39 chromosome 2, Kyuss_2.0, whole genome shotgun sequence genomic window:
- the LOC127329202 gene encoding uncharacterized protein — translation MLLDADYFNDDATHSLKEFWRRFRMNKELFLKIVHGVREYDKYFTAKQDCTGLWSFTSIQKYTTTMSCLAYGAPADTSNDYLLMAESTWTETLYRFFRAIIAVFAKDYLRAPREDDTTQILQKMQQEDFLGCSEALVVCIGAGRIALFLGRGSTRGILRSPVFAKLAEGQAPFVNFEMEAYFATCQEVAREDVERTFGVLQQRFAIVRVMFFGWLLTQSRIHAHHDVLRKTIVNVAGAGCPLCDDPLETASHMAFHCLAAACLWAAVGVTVPPDAHWNPDGAPSYSTM, via the exons ATGCTGCTTGACGCCGACTACTTCAACGACGACGCGACTCATTCGCTGAAGGAATTTTGGCgccggtttaggatgaacaaggagcTGTTCTTGAAGATTGTCCACGGTGTCAGGGAGTACGACAAGTACTTCACGGCCAAGCAAGATTGCACAGGTTTGTGGAGCTTCACATCAATTCAGAAGTACACTACTACAATGTCCTGTCTTGCATACGGAGCTCCTGCAGATACATCCAATGACTACCTACTGATGGCAGAGTCGACATGGACAGAGACTCTCTACAGATTTTTCCGAGCTATCATAGCGGTGTTTGCTAAGgactatttgagagcaccaagagAAGATGATACAACTCAGATCCTGCAAAAAATGCAGCAAGAGGATTTCCTGGGATGCTCGGAAGCATTGGTTGTATGCATTGGGGCTGGAAGAATTGCCCTTTTTCTTGGCAGGGGATCCACAAGGGGCATACTG cgctctccggtgtttgccaAGCTAGCTGAGGGACAAGCTCCTTTCGTGAACTTTGAG ATGGAAGCTTATTTTGCAACATGCCAGGAAGTAGCACGCGAGGATGTTGAGCGTACTTTTGGGGTGCTTCAGCAGCGTTTTGCCATTGTCag GGTCATGTTCTTCGGCTGGCTGCTCACCCAGTCTCGCATCCACGCTCACCACGACGTTCTTCGCAAAACCATTGTGAACGTGGCCGGAGCTGGGTGCCCTCTCTGCGATGATCCCTTGGAGACGGCGAGCCATATGGCGTTCCACTGCCTGGCCGCTGCTTGCTTGTGGGCGGCGGTGGGCGTCACAGTGCCGCCTGACGCCCAC TGGAACCCCGACGGAGCGCCGTCATACAGTACCATGTAA
- the LOC127335120 gene encoding amino acid transporter AVT1I, whose product MANGEAAPHSPSDDSPDFERPLLHAHGGLQAGKDPAAVRDHEAQCSPDAGGATSVRTCFNGLNALSGVGLLSIPYALAEGGWLSLVLLLFVAAVCCYTGQLLQTCMSASPDVRSYPDIGARAFGAKGRFAVSLFLYAELYLVAIGFLILEGDNLDKLFPGTSLSLGPGIVVSGKHLFIVLVSIAILPTTWLRNLSVLAYVSASGVLASVVLVFCVLWAAVVDGVGFQGKGTMLNVSGLPTALGLYTFCYCGHAIFPTLCNSMKEKDKFSKVLVICFVACTLNYGSMAILGYLMYGDDVESQVTLNLPEGKLSSKLAIYTALINPFSKYALMVTPVATAIEEKLLAGNKRSMNMLIRTFIVISTVIIALTVPFFGHLMALVGSLLSVMASMLLPCICYLKIFGTARCSRAEVVLIVTIIILGSLVAASGTYSSLQKIIHEF is encoded by the exons ATGGCTAATGGCGAAGCGGCGCCGCACAGTCCTTCCGACGACTCACCGGACTTCGAGCGGCCCCTCCTCCACGCGCACGGCGGCTTGCAGGCGGGCAAGGACCCCGCGGCAGTGCGCGACCACGAGGCGCAGTGCTCGCCGGATGCCGGCGGCGCGACGTCCGTTCGTACCTGCTTCAACGGTCTCAACGCCCTCTCCG GCGTCGGGCTGCTCTCCATCCCCTACGCCCTGGCGGAGGGTGGTTGGCTGAGCCTGGTGCTCCTGCTCTTCGTCGCTGCGGTCTGCTGCTACACGGGCCAGCTCCTGCAGACGTGCATGAGCGCGTCGCCGGACGTGCGGAGCTACCCGGACATCGGCGCGCGCGCGTTCGGGGCCAAAGGCCGCTTCGCCGTGTCCTTGTTCTTGTACGCCGAGCTATACCTCGTCGCCATCGGCTTCCTCATACTGGAGGGGGACAACCTGGACAAGCTGTTCCCCGGCACCAGCCTCAGCCTCGGCCCAGGGATCGTCGTCTCCGGCAAGCACCTCTTCATCGTGCTCGTGTCCATCGCCATCCTGCCGACGACGTGGCTCAGGAACCTGAGCGTGCTCGCCTACGTGTCCGCCAGCGGCGTGCTCGCGTCGGTCGTGCTGGTATTCTGCGTGCTCTGGGCCGCGGTGGTCGACGGCGTCGGGTTCCAGGGGAAGGGGACGATGCTGAATGTTAGTGGCCTGCCTACTGCTTTGGGACTCTACACTTTCTGCTACTGCGGCCATGCCATATTCCCAACATTGTGCAATTCCATGAAGGAAAAGGACAAGTTCTCTAAG GTACTCGTCATATGCTTCGTCGCATGCACCCTCAACTACGGATCCATGGCCATACTCGGCTACCTCATGTACGGCGACGACGTCGAGTCTCAGGTGACACTGAACCTCCCGGAGGGCAAGCTCAGCTCCAAGCTTGCAATCTACACGGCGCTGATCAACCCCTTCTCGAAGTACGCTCTGATGGTGACCCCTGTCGCGACAGCGATCGAGGAGAAGCTGCTCGCCGGTAACAAGAGGTCCATGAACATGCTGATCAGGACCTTCATCGTCATCAGCACGGTCATCATCGCCCTGACGGTCCCCTTCTTCGGCCACCTCATGGCgctcgtcggctccctcctcagCGTCATGGCCTCGATGCTGCTCCCGTGCATCTGCTACCTCAAGATCTTCGGCACCGCGAGGTGTAGCAGGGCTGAGGTTGTGCTCATCGTCACGATTATAATCCTTGGTTCCTTGGTTGCTGCAAGCGGAACCTACTCTTCTCTGCAGAAGATTATTCACGAGTTCTGA